In Flammeovirgaceae bacterium 311, one DNA window encodes the following:
- a CDS encoding phosphoribosylglycinamide formyltransferase (COG0299 Folate-dependent phosphoribosylglycinamide formyltransferase PurN), translating into MKSNKIRIAVFASGSGSNAERFFEHFKHSPQAEIALVCSNRAEAYVLERARNHQLPTYIFSNKQLQETKDVLIKLQEEKIDLIVLAGFLRLIPSYLIEAYPNRIVNIHPALLPKWGGKGMWGIHVHEAVVNAKELQSGITIHYVNGRYDEGDIIFQTSCALTSADTPAEVAAKVLKLEHEHYPKVVEKLINEQFTELKY; encoded by the coding sequence TTGAAAAGTAATAAAATCCGGATCGCTGTCTTTGCCTCCGGTAGTGGTTCTAACGCCGAACGTTTTTTTGAACATTTCAAACACTCGCCTCAGGCAGAGATTGCGCTGGTATGCAGCAATCGTGCAGAAGCCTATGTGCTTGAGCGTGCCAGAAACCACCAATTGCCTACCTATATATTTAGCAATAAACAGTTGCAGGAAACAAAGGATGTGCTCATTAAGCTGCAGGAAGAAAAAATTGATCTGATTGTTTTAGCCGGTTTTCTGAGGCTCATACCCTCCTACCTGATTGAGGCCTATCCCAATCGAATTGTGAACATACACCCTGCCCTGCTCCCCAAATGGGGCGGCAAAGGTATGTGGGGCATTCATGTGCACGAGGCGGTTGTAAATGCCAAAGAATTGCAGAGCGGCATTACTATTCATTATGTAAATGGCCGCTACGATGAAGGCGATATTATATTCCAGACAAGCTGTGCACTTACTTCTGCAGATACTCCTGCCGAAGTTGCAGCCAAAGTGCTGAAACTGGAGCATGAGCACTATCCCAAAGTCGTGGAAAAACTAATTAATGAACAATTCACGGAGCTAAAATACTAA
- the ubiA gene encoding prenyltransferase (COG0382 4-hydroxybenzoate polyprenyltransferase and related prenyltransferases): MEAQLSLRRVGTAFSGLLLLTRFPNLLIVALTQYLTAIFLVGPKSIWLEYLTSPSLFILTSSTVLIAAAGYIINDYYDVKIDYINKPDRVIVGKVLKRRVVMAVHTIFNISGILLGASLSLKVGAVNFLAAVWLWLYSNQLKRLPFVGNFSVAVLTGLSLYVVTLYFDENTSLIHTYALFAFVLTLVREIVKDMEDLKGDAAFGCKTLPIIWGIRRTKYLQYVLLAALIYLLINMAGKVGDLWLKNAFFLLILPVIYLTVRLVRADSRREFAWLSSFCKWIMLAGVLSMILY; the protein is encoded by the coding sequence ATGGAAGCGCAGCTAAGTTTAAGACGGGTGGGCACTGCTTTTAGCGGCCTGCTGCTGCTAACACGCTTTCCAAATTTGTTAATAGTAGCTCTTACCCAATACCTCACCGCTATTTTTTTAGTAGGCCCCAAATCTATCTGGCTGGAATACCTGACCAGCCCAAGCCTCTTTATCCTGACATCCTCTACTGTTTTAATTGCCGCCGCCGGCTATATTATTAACGATTATTATGATGTAAAAATAGATTACATCAACAAGCCTGATCGCGTAATTGTAGGCAAGGTGCTCAAGCGCCGGGTGGTGATGGCCGTTCATACTATCTTTAATATCAGCGGAATATTACTGGGGGCCAGCCTCTCGCTCAAGGTAGGGGCTGTTAATTTTCTGGCAGCTGTCTGGCTCTGGCTTTACTCCAATCAGCTTAAGCGCCTGCCGTTTGTGGGTAATTTTAGTGTGGCGGTACTCACCGGTTTATCGCTGTATGTGGTAACCTTATATTTTGATGAAAACACCTCGCTCATTCATACCTACGCGCTTTTTGCATTTGTACTTACCCTGGTTCGGGAAATTGTAAAAGACATGGAAGACCTGAAGGGCGATGCCGCCTTTGGGTGCAAAACGCTGCCAATTATCTGGGGCATTCGGCGAACAAAGTACCTGCAATATGTACTGCTGGCAGCGCTTATTTATTTATTGATAAACATGGCAGGAAAAGTCGGTGATCTATGGTTGAAAAACGCCTTTTTCCTTTTAATTTTACCAGTAATATATTTAACAGTCAGACTGGTTCGTGCCGACAGCCGTCGTGAATTTGCCTGGCTGAGCAGCTTCTGCAAATGGATTATGTTGGCGGGAGTACTTAGTATGATATTGTATTAG
- a CDS encoding hypothetical protein (COG5495 Uncharacterized conserved protein), with translation MTETFNISIIGAGRVGWHLSQALSAAGHTITEVWSRRQSQARLLADKLPSAEVVHSLDFSDSPSHIFLVTVTDAALEEVGHRLILPRDAIAAHTSGSQPLSIIKTNARGSGVFYPLQTFSKEKELDLAQVPFFIEGSDAATTLVLEALAGSLSARVHRASAEQRRQLHLAAVFACNFSNHMLRIANDLLQESDLPKNLLHPLIQETLQKALTLGPAQAQTGPALRNDAPVLEMHQKQLLSHPEWMQLYKLISDDIQEKSKVNKP, from the coding sequence ATGACAGAAACATTCAACATCAGCATTATTGGCGCTGGCAGGGTTGGCTGGCACCTGTCGCAGGCACTTTCTGCTGCCGGCCATACCATTACAGAGGTCTGGAGCCGCCGCCAAAGCCAGGCACGCTTACTGGCAGATAAATTACCCAGCGCGGAGGTAGTTCATTCGCTTGATTTTTCGGATAGCCCCTCACACATTTTTCTGGTAACAGTAACCGATGCTGCGCTGGAAGAGGTGGGCCACCGTCTGATTCTCCCCCGGGATGCCATTGCAGCACATACCTCAGGCAGCCAGCCACTAAGCATAATTAAAACTAATGCCAGGGGCTCTGGCGTGTTTTATCCCTTACAGACATTTAGCAAAGAAAAGGAGCTGGATCTGGCTCAGGTTCCTTTTTTTATAGAAGGATCTGATGCTGCCACTACTTTGGTGTTGGAAGCGCTGGCCGGAAGTTTGTCTGCCAGGGTCCATCGTGCATCTGCTGAGCAGCGCAGGCAGCTGCACCTGGCAGCAGTGTTTGCCTGTAATTTCAGCAATCATATGCTGCGCATTGCCAATGACCTGCTGCAGGAAAGCGATCTTCCTAAAAATTTGCTCCATCCACTCATTCAAGAAACCCTGCAAAAGGCGCTTACATTAGGCCCTGCACAAGCCCAGACAGGCCCCGCACTTCGTAATGATGCTCCTGTCCTGGAGATGCACCAGAAACAACTGCTTAGCCACCCAGAATGGATGCAGCTCTACAAACTTATTTCTGATGACATTCAGGAAAAAAGCAAAGTAAACAAGCCATAG
- a CDS encoding cytochrome c-type biogenesis protein (COG1138 Cytochrome c biogenesis factor), whose amino-acid sequence MVHEWIGQTGHFFVVIAFVAALWATWNYYWASRKDTVDPAGWLKLGRISFGIHSLALFGVVASLFFIIYNHYFEYHYAWSHSSRSLPVHYMISCFWEGQEGSFLIWMFWQALLGLILMKFAGKWEAPVLAVVAFVQVFLVSMILGSIIPGLDLKIGSSPFMLLRDVMEAPVFALNPDYVPEDGTGLNPLLQNYWMVIHPPTLFLGFALTLVPFAYCIAGLWKKQHSDWIRPALSWTSAAALVLGVGILMGAYWAYETLNFGGYWNWDPVENAVYVPWLVLVAGLHMMIINRKNGTAVKPAVLFTIVMFLLILYSTFLTRSGILGNSSVHSFTDLGLSGQLLLYMMAFVVLAGWLVAREWKNMPSTAEVNVYSREFWIFIGATILSLMAFQVLVPTSIPVYNSIASWFGIELNMAPPANPEVFYTNFQLWFAVGLALLSGTAQFFWWQKMDLARLKSALVLPAVVSLIVASMALIALDVKEPKYLVLLVAAIYAVVSNFFVLLGLKHTNLKLAGGSVAHIGIAMILLGILFSSGYSKVISQNSSGLLYSREFADEVNQENVLLWLNEPQKMQQYQLVYKGQFLEANDAPGYIHKQLLRPTDKPDLYIARGDYYYKGKKYFGQGDSVQVHPENTYYRVEYTDAGGEKFTLFPRAQVNPQMGFIASPDIFRGVKSDLYTHVSVVPDPKEPLKWSEAEDQKIKIGDKFFVNDYVAVLEGLQQVREVEGVPLNETDIAVKARIRIMAEGGSEFFAEPVYILKMDEKTSGNLPAVIDDLAVKLSFTAIHPEDDSITISQSKTQKDYIILKAMEKPLINILWTGTLLLVVGFGIAIYRRYSEYKLLQKKGQD is encoded by the coding sequence ATGGTACACGAATGGATTGGCCAAACCGGCCACTTCTTTGTAGTAATTGCTTTTGTGGCCGCTCTCTGGGCCACCTGGAACTACTACTGGGCAAGCCGAAAAGACACTGTTGACCCGGCGGGCTGGCTTAAGCTTGGCCGCATCAGCTTTGGCATACACAGCCTTGCCCTTTTTGGCGTGGTTGCTTCGCTGTTCTTCATCATCTACAACCACTACTTCGAATATCACTACGCCTGGAGCCACTCCAGCCGCAGCCTGCCTGTTCATTATATGATCTCCTGCTTCTGGGAAGGTCAGGAAGGCAGTTTTCTGATCTGGATGTTCTGGCAGGCGCTGCTGGGCCTTATCCTGATGAAGTTTGCCGGCAAATGGGAAGCTCCTGTACTGGCCGTTGTGGCCTTTGTGCAGGTGTTTCTAGTGTCTATGATCCTGGGCTCTATCATACCGGGCCTCGACCTGAAGATAGGCAGCTCACCCTTTATGCTGCTGCGCGATGTGATGGAGGCACCGGTTTTTGCCCTCAATCCCGACTACGTTCCGGAAGATGGCACTGGCCTGAACCCCCTGCTGCAAAACTACTGGATGGTGATTCACCCGCCTACCCTGTTCCTTGGCTTTGCCCTCACCCTTGTGCCTTTTGCCTATTGTATTGCCGGCCTCTGGAAAAAGCAGCATAGCGACTGGATTCGCCCTGCGCTATCCTGGACCTCTGCCGCTGCCCTGGTACTGGGCGTTGGTATTTTGATGGGCGCTTACTGGGCTTACGAAACGCTTAACTTTGGTGGTTACTGGAACTGGGATCCCGTAGAAAATGCCGTTTACGTACCCTGGCTGGTACTGGTGGCAGGCCTGCACATGATGATCATCAACCGCAAGAATGGAACTGCGGTAAAACCTGCCGTGCTGTTTACCATTGTAATGTTCCTGCTCATTCTCTACTCAACCTTCCTTACCCGCAGTGGTATACTAGGTAACTCGTCTGTACACTCCTTTACTGATTTGGGCCTTTCCGGTCAGCTGTTGCTGTACATGATGGCGTTTGTAGTGCTGGCGGGGTGGCTGGTAGCACGTGAGTGGAAAAACATGCCTTCTACCGCAGAGGTAAATGTATATTCAAGGGAGTTCTGGATTTTTATAGGTGCTACCATCTTGAGCTTAATGGCTTTCCAGGTGCTGGTACCAACTTCCATTCCTGTCTATAATAGTATCGCCAGCTGGTTTGGCATTGAGCTTAACATGGCGCCTCCTGCCAATCCTGAGGTATTCTATACCAATTTCCAGCTGTGGTTTGCCGTTGGGCTGGCACTGCTGTCGGGCACTGCACAATTCTTCTGGTGGCAAAAAATGGATCTGGCCAGGCTTAAAAGTGCCCTGGTGTTGCCAGCGGTGGTTTCACTTATTGTTGCCTCCATGGCCCTTATTGCCCTGGATGTAAAAGAGCCTAAATACTTGGTGTTGCTGGTGGCGGCTATTTATGCAGTGGTCTCTAACTTCTTTGTACTGCTGGGCCTTAAGCATACCAACTTAAAACTGGCCGGTGGCTCGGTTGCTCACATTGGCATTGCCATGATCCTGCTGGGTATTCTGTTCTCCAGCGGATATTCAAAAGTAATTTCACAGAACAGCTCCGGCCTGCTTTACAGCCGCGAATTTGCCGATGAGGTAAACCAGGAGAACGTGCTGCTGTGGCTGAATGAGCCACAAAAAATGCAGCAGTACCAGCTGGTGTATAAAGGCCAGTTCCTGGAGGCCAACGATGCCCCGGGCTATATCCACAAGCAGCTGCTGCGCCCTACCGATAAGCCTGATTTGTACATTGCCCGTGGCGATTACTATTATAAAGGCAAGAAGTACTTTGGCCAGGGCGATTCGGTGCAGGTTCATCCCGAGAATACTTATTACCGGGTTGAATATACAGATGCAGGCGGTGAAAAATTCACCCTTTTCCCGCGCGCGCAGGTAAATCCGCAAATGGGCTTTATTGCCTCTCCTGATATTTTCCGCGGCGTAAAAAGCGACCTTTATACCCACGTATCAGTAGTACCTGATCCGAAGGAGCCGTTAAAGTGGAGCGAGGCCGAAGATCAGAAAATTAAGATAGGAGATAAGTTCTTTGTAAACGATTATGTTGCTGTTCTGGAAGGGCTGCAGCAGGTACGCGAAGTAGAAGGTGTACCCCTCAATGAAACTGATATTGCCGTGAAGGCCAGGATCAGGATTATGGCAGAAGGTGGCAGTGAGTTTTTTGCAGAGCCTGTTTACATCCTGAAAATGGATGAGAAAACTTCGGGTAACCTTCCTGCAGTGATCGACGACCTGGCTGTAAAGCTAAGTTTTACAGCCATCCATCCGGAAGACGACAGTATTACCATCAGCCAAAGCAAAACTCAGAAAGACTACATCATTCTGAAAGCGATGGAAAAACCGCTGATCAATATTCTCTGGACGGGCACCCTGCTCCTGGTAGTTGGGTTTGGCATTGCCATTTACCGCCGCTACAGCGAGTATAAGCTCCTACAGAAAAAGGGCCAGGATTAG
- a CDS encoding hypothetical protein (COG2332 Cytochrome c-type biogenesis protein CcmE): MKFSHILGILVIAVAVIIIISTTGDASSYVDFKEAKAMAVSDTREIHVVGTLKKDAQGHVTGIMPAADKLSFSFLMIDEKGEEQQVFYNNPMPPDFLRSEQVVVIGRYQGNSFVAGQILLKCPSKYQEQELQPTQQAQFN, encoded by the coding sequence ATGAAATTTTCACACATTCTGGGCATTCTGGTAATTGCAGTAGCAGTTATCATCATTATCTCCACTACTGGCGATGCCAGCTCTTACGTTGACTTCAAGGAAGCAAAAGCGATGGCAGTTTCCGATACCCGTGAAATTCACGTGGTGGGCACCCTTAAAAAAGATGCCCAGGGGCATGTAACAGGCATTATGCCTGCAGCCGACAAACTATCCTTTTCTTTTCTGATGATCGACGAAAAGGGAGAAGAGCAGCAGGTATTCTACAACAATCCCATGCCGCCGGATTTTCTGCGTTCGGAACAGGTAGTGGTGATTGGCCGCTACCAGGGCAATTCATTCGTTGCAGGGCAAATCCTGCTGAAATGTCCTTCTAAATATCAGGAGCAGGAGCTTCAACCTACTCAACAAGCACAATTCAACTAA
- a CDS encoding cytochrome c biogenesis ABC transporter permease (COG0755 ABC-type transport system involved in cytochrome c biogenesis, permease component) encodes MEKLKKHWWKVLAALLLFYTVTAGLLMDAPRLHILNETIRSLHFHVPMWFGMIGLLLLSVIYAVQYLRKGELRHDRYAVEFANAGLIFGILGIVTGMVWAHFTWGKFWSSDPKQNMSAIALLIYLAYFVLRSSFEDDHQRARISSVYNIFAFAAMVPLLFILPRLTSSLHPGNGGNPGFNAYDMDSTLRMVFYPAVIGWFLLGLWLASLRVRLRLVQDKLEETVYS; translated from the coding sequence ATGGAGAAGTTGAAAAAACATTGGTGGAAAGTATTGGCAGCCCTGCTGCTGTTTTATACCGTAACTGCGGGTTTGCTGATGGATGCGCCCCGGCTGCACATCCTGAACGAAACCATCCGTTCCCTGCACTTCCACGTACCTATGTGGTTTGGCATGATTGGCCTTTTGCTGCTTTCGGTTATCTATGCCGTGCAGTACCTGCGCAAGGGCGAACTGCGCCACGATCGTTACGCTGTTGAATTTGCCAATGCAGGCCTCATCTTTGGTATTCTGGGCATTGTAACCGGCATGGTTTGGGCACACTTTACCTGGGGCAAGTTCTGGAGCTCCGATCCAAAACAGAATATGTCGGCCATTGCCCTGCTGATCTACCTGGCCTACTTTGTACTGAGAAGTTCTTTTGAAGATGATCACCAGCGGGCACGCATCAGCAGTGTGTACAACATCTTTGCCTTTGCAGCCATGGTACCCCTGCTATTCATCTTACCACGGCTCACCAGCTCGCTCCACCCCGGCAACGGCGGCAATCCGGGCTTTAATGCCTACGATATGGACAGCACCCTGCGCATGGTATTTTACCCCGCCGTTATTGGCTGGTTCCTGTTGGGGTTGTGGCTGGCGTCTTTAAGGGTAAGGCTGCGACTGGTGCAGGATAAACTGGAAGAAACTGTCTACAGCTAA
- a CDS encoding cytochrome c-type biogenesis protein CcmB (COG2386 ABC-type transport system involved in cytochrome c biogenesis, permease component), whose protein sequence is MRLEEVKALLYKELLLEWRQRYAFNGMLLYVSSTIIVCYMSFGVRSGMLTPPVWNALFWIIMLFTAVNAVAKSFLQEAEGRQLYYYTLASPQGIILAKIVYNAMLMLLLTGVGLLFYSVVLGNPVQDPLLFIVAMILAAISFSSTFTMISGIAQKAGNNSTLMAVLGFPVIVPTLLMVIKIAKNALDGLERSLSLDELVTLLAINVIIITVSLLLFPFLWRS, encoded by the coding sequence ATGCGGCTGGAAGAAGTAAAGGCATTGCTGTACAAAGAGTTACTGCTGGAATGGCGGCAACGCTATGCTTTTAATGGCATGCTACTCTATGTGAGTAGTACCATTATAGTATGCTATATGAGCTTTGGCGTGCGCAGCGGCATGCTTACTCCCCCTGTCTGGAACGCGCTATTCTGGATTATCATGCTTTTTACAGCAGTAAATGCGGTGGCTAAAAGTTTTCTGCAGGAGGCCGAAGGCCGGCAGCTGTATTATTATACCCTGGCCTCTCCGCAAGGAATTATTCTGGCTAAGATCGTGTATAATGCTATGCTAATGCTCCTGTTAACAGGAGTTGGCCTGCTCTTTTACTCGGTGGTGCTTGGAAATCCGGTGCAGGATCCGCTGCTATTTATAGTTGCCATGATACTGGCAGCCATAAGCTTTTCGTCTACCTTTACCATGATTTCGGGTATTGCACAAAAAGCCGGCAATAACAGCACTTTAATGGCTGTTTTAGGGTTTCCGGTAATAGTACCCACCCTGCTGATGGTGATTAAGATAGCTAAAAATGCCCTTGATGGGCTGGAGCGAAGCCTAAGCCTGGATGAACTGGTAACACTGCTGGCAATAAATGTAATAATAATAACCGTCTCCTTACTGCTGTTTCCTTTCTTATGGAGAAGTTGA
- a CDS encoding UDP-N-acetyl-D-glucosamine 2-epimerase (COG0381 UDP-N-acetylglucosamine 2-epimerase): protein MDALQQDDGFHLSIIAFGTHLSHFHGYTIQEILKDGFDIEYRINSLLLHDDANAVATACALTALKFADFWKEHASEFDVVFCLGDRYEMFGAVSAGIPFNIRFAHLHGGETTLGAIDNVYRHCLTLASKIHFVATDHYAKRVEQILGHAENILVTGSLSLQNLKNISLLSIEEFIDEWGIDLSIPSVLVTVHPETVDVSLNEHNLKEVVKALELLISDSYQIIITMPNADTAGSVFRNGFRQLQDKFPQEVRLVENFGTKSYFSCMKYASFLLGNTSSGIIEAASLNKYLINLGNRQLGRFAGENVVHCLFNAQQIIREASRIARLGDYSGQNPYHKEGAVEMITGFLKDNLSRV, encoded by the coding sequence TTGGATGCTCTTCAGCAGGATGATGGCTTCCATTTGTCTATTATAGCCTTTGGAACACACTTATCTCATTTTCATGGCTACACCATTCAGGAAATTCTGAAGGATGGCTTCGATATTGAATACAGGATCAATTCCCTCTTGCTGCACGATGATGCAAATGCTGTAGCAACTGCTTGTGCCTTAACTGCATTAAAATTTGCTGATTTCTGGAAAGAACATGCCTCGGAATTTGATGTAGTATTTTGCCTGGGAGATCGGTATGAGATGTTTGGGGCGGTAAGTGCTGGTATTCCCTTCAACATCAGATTTGCCCATTTACATGGTGGTGAAACTACTTTAGGGGCCATCGACAATGTATACCGCCACTGTCTGACACTGGCCTCCAAAATACATTTTGTAGCGACAGATCATTATGCAAAGCGTGTGGAGCAAATTCTGGGACATGCTGAAAACATCCTGGTGACTGGTTCGCTAAGTCTGCAAAACCTGAAAAACATCAGCCTGTTAAGCATAGAAGAGTTTATTGATGAGTGGGGAATAGATCTTTCTATTCCGTCTGTACTGGTTACAGTGCATCCTGAAACGGTAGATGTATCTTTAAATGAACATAATCTGAAAGAGGTTGTAAAAGCCCTTGAATTGCTGATCAGTGACTCCTATCAGATTATTATTACAATGCCAAATGCTGATACAGCAGGATCGGTTTTCAGAAATGGTTTTAGGCAGCTACAGGATAAGTTTCCGCAGGAGGTGCGCCTAGTAGAAAATTTTGGCACAAAGAGTTATTTTTCCTGTATGAAATATGCAAGCTTCCTGTTAGGAAATACCTCCAGTGGTATAATAGAGGCTGCTTCCCTGAACAAATATTTGATTAACCTTGGCAACAGGCAGTTAGGCCGATTTGCAGGAGAGAATGTGGTTCACTGTCTCTTCAATGCTCAGCAGATCATCAGGGAAGCTTCCAGAATAGCCAGGCTGGGAGATTACTCCGGCCAGAATCCATACCATAAAGAAGGGGCTGTTGAAATGATCACCGGCTTTCTGAAAGACAATCTCAGCAGGGTTTAA
- a CDS encoding putative dehydrogenase (COG0673 Predicted dehydrogenases and related proteins): MSIRFAIVGCGRISERHAQHISNVGELVAVCDIVREKAEGLAEKYGAKAYTDLDEMLRYEKEVEVVAICSPNGLHAAQTIAALQAEKHVICEKPMAINPYDCGEMIKAAERANRRLFVVKQNRFNPPVAAVKELIDAGKLGQIYSVHLSCYWNRHNAYYANSWKGTKALDGGTLYTQFSHFIDLLYWMFGDVKEVTAYTANYHHQGIIEFEDTGVVNLRFYNGTLGSVHYTVNSYQKNMEGSLTIFGEKGTVKIGGQYLNELEYQQIEGIEIKDLPPGNPPNQYGNYVGSMSNHDHVYANLVQVLTNNGIIATNGFEGLKTVEIIDKIYTAAKPL; this comes from the coding sequence ATGTCTATCAGGTTTGCAATTGTAGGATGCGGGCGTATAAGCGAACGGCACGCACAGCATATCAGTAATGTTGGTGAACTGGTGGCTGTATGTGACATAGTAAGGGAGAAGGCGGAAGGACTGGCAGAAAAGTACGGGGCTAAGGCATATACAGATCTTGATGAGATGCTCAGGTATGAAAAAGAGGTTGAGGTTGTTGCCATCTGCAGCCCCAATGGCCTGCATGCCGCCCAGACAATTGCAGCGCTACAGGCAGAAAAGCATGTGATTTGTGAGAAGCCCATGGCCATTAATCCCTACGACTGCGGGGAAATGATAAAAGCTGCTGAACGTGCTAACAGGAGATTGTTTGTTGTAAAGCAAAACCGCTTCAACCCCCCGGTTGCTGCAGTAAAGGAGCTTATTGATGCCGGAAAGCTCGGCCAGATTTACAGCGTACACCTTAGCTGCTACTGGAACAGGCATAATGCCTACTACGCCAATAGCTGGAAAGGCACCAAAGCATTAGATGGAGGCACCCTTTACACCCAGTTCAGCCACTTTATAGATTTATTATACTGGATGTTTGGTGATGTAAAAGAGGTAACAGCCTATACAGCCAACTACCACCATCAGGGCATTATTGAGTTTGAAGATACCGGTGTGGTAAACCTGCGTTTCTATAACGGCACCCTTGGTTCTGTTCACTATACAGTTAACAGCTACCAGAAAAATATGGAAGGATCGCTGACCATCTTTGGTGAAAAAGGAACTGTGAAAATAGGCGGGCAGTACCTCAATGAGCTGGAGTATCAGCAAATAGAAGGCATAGAGATTAAGGACCTGCCGCCGGGTAATCCGCCCAACCAGTATGGCAACTATGTAGGCTCCATGAGCAACCATGACCATGTATATGCCAACCTGGTGCAGGTACTCACCAACAATGGCATTATTGCCACCAATGGCTTTGAAGGGCTAAAGACGGTGGAAATTATTGACAAGATCTATACCGCCGCTAAACCCTTATGA
- a CDS encoding acetyltransferase (COG0110 Acetyltransferase (isoleucine patch superfamily)), whose protein sequence is MNSPTFFESGIKDVAFGAGVKVVKPVNLYGCAIGDDSFIGPFVEIQKDVKIGSRTKVQSHSFICELVSIGDDCFIGHGVMFINDLFSGGGPASGRKELWKETRIGNRVSIGSNATILPVYICDGAVIGAGAVVTKDINQPGVYAGNPARIIRKFNP, encoded by the coding sequence ATGAACAGCCCTACCTTTTTTGAATCAGGCATAAAAGACGTTGCCTTTGGTGCTGGTGTTAAGGTAGTAAAGCCGGTTAACCTGTATGGCTGTGCTATCGGAGATGATAGTTTTATCGGACCCTTTGTTGAAATTCAGAAAGATGTAAAGATTGGAAGCAGAACAAAGGTGCAGTCGCACAGCTTTATTTGCGAATTAGTAAGCATCGGAGATGACTGCTTTATTGGCCATGGGGTAATGTTTATCAATGACCTTTTTTCAGGAGGAGGGCCTGCCAGTGGCAGAAAAGAACTCTGGAAAGAAACCAGGATTGGTAACAGGGTGTCCATAGGCAGTAATGCTACCATCCTGCCGGTCTATATTTGCGACGGGGCAGTAATTGGAGCAGGTGCAGTTGTAACAAAGGATATCAACCAGCCGGGCGTATATGCGGGAAACCCGGCCAGGATCATTAGAAAATTTAATCCTTAG